The Populus alba chromosome 6, ASM523922v2, whole genome shotgun sequence genome contains a region encoding:
- the LOC118030642 gene encoding fatty-acid-binding protein 2 isoform X3, producing the protein MRNNWLLFMDLNGESQYTFPLEPLLSQGFGANLFSQISSFVDNPLHQSGFLHVPETMAFQEALNHVSKLAGGLIFWFTSASSSNLSRQISGNQRSPRPGSCKSPAQVKNSTSTRHDLAGLGFGSISKGGSSHPVVFSKISNFVMRLLHREAERLQSFPVLSLAAALIPPFGNLSSKLLAIPGENDDVPVHASTGQRPCEVERSGCPGLSFPDLNWTRHAVEPRTGIEFPMLLDILTGQNRSRLTSEVLVATGSRTMTIIRIKTLKIYAFGFYVHPNSVCKKLGPKYASVPMGELNKRRDFYEDLLREDISMTVRLVINCNGIKINTVKDAFEKSLRNRLAKTNPDTDYNCLTTFGSFFTKDVPLPALEVTKLEQFAAKIYVGLSLTCT; encoded by the exons ATGAGGAACAATTGGTTGTTGTTCATGGATTTAAATGGAGAATCTCAATATACGTTTCCCTTAGAACCCCTATTGTCACAAGGATTTGGGGCTAATCTCTTTTCTCAAATTAGTTCATTTGTTGACAACCCGTTGCACCAATCGGGATTCTTACATGTCCCTGAAACAATGGCTTTTCAAGAAGCTTTGAACCACGTGTCGAAGCTTGCTGGTGGTTTGATTTTTTGGTTCACTAGCGCATCCAGTTCAAATTTGAGTCGGCAAATATCAGGCAATCAGCGTTCTCCCCGACCAGGAAGCTGTAAATCTCCTGCACAAGTTAAGAACTCTACTTCTACTAGACATGATCTTGCTGGGTTAGGCTTCGGTTCCATATCAAAAGGAGGGTCTTCCCATCCTGTGGTTTTTAGTAAGATATCAAATTTCGTGATGAGGCTTCTACACAGGGAAGCTGAAAGACTTCAATCATTCCCTGTGCTCTCATTAGCTGCTGCTCTGATACCACCATTTGGCAACTT ATCTTCAAAGTTACTAGCTATTCCTGGGGAGAATGATGATGTACCAGTACATGCATCCACTGGTCAAAGGCCTTGTGAAGTTGAGCGTTCTGGATGTCCAGGCCTCTCATTTCCTGATTTAAACTGGACAAGGCATGCTGTGGAGCCCAGAACGGGCATTGAGTTCCCAATGCTTTTGGACATCTTAACTGGGCAGAATAGATCTAGATTAACTTCAGAG GTCCTTGTTGCCACTGGATCCAGAACTATGACAATAATCAGAATAAAGACTCTGAAGATTTATGCATTTGGTTTTT ATGTTCATCCTAATTCTGTCTGCAAAAAACTGGGCCCAAAGTATGCTTCTGTTCCAATGGGTGAATTAAATAAACGGCGTGACTTTTACGAGGATCTTCTCAG GGAAGACATCTCCATGACTGTTCGACTTGTGATTAACTGCAATGGGATTAAAATCAACACTGTTAAAGA TGCCTTTGAAAAATCACTTCGAAACCGTTTGGCAAAG ACGAACCCGGACACTGATTACAATTGCCTGACAACATTTGGTTCATTCTTCACAAAAGATGTCCCACTACCTGCG TTGGAGGTAACCAAATTGGAGCAGTTCGCAGCAAAGATTTATGTA GGGCTTTCTTTGACATGTACATAG
- the LOC118030642 gene encoding fatty-acid-binding protein 2 isoform X2, producing MRNNWLLFMDLNGESQYTFPLEPLLSQGFGANLFSQISSFVDNPLHQSGFLHVPETMAFQEALNHVSKLAGGLIFWFTSASSSNLSRQISGNQRSPRPGSCKSPAQVKNSTSTRHDLAGLGFGSISKGGSSHPVVFSKISNFVMRLLHREAERLQSFPVLSLAAALIPPFGNLSSKLLAIPGENDDVPVHASTGQRPCEVERSGCPGLSFPDLNWTRHAVEPRTGIEFPMLLDILTGQNRSRLTSEVLVATGSRTMTIIRIKTLKIYAFGFYVHPNSVCKKLGPKYASVPMGELNKRRDFYEDLLREDISMTVRLVINCNGIKINTVKDAFEKSLRNRLAKTNPDTDYNCLTTFGSFFTKDVPLPALEVTKLEQFAAKIYVVSQWSFSLSICVRGAIS from the exons ATGAGGAACAATTGGTTGTTGTTCATGGATTTAAATGGAGAATCTCAATATACGTTTCCCTTAGAACCCCTATTGTCACAAGGATTTGGGGCTAATCTCTTTTCTCAAATTAGTTCATTTGTTGACAACCCGTTGCACCAATCGGGATTCTTACATGTCCCTGAAACAATGGCTTTTCAAGAAGCTTTGAACCACGTGTCGAAGCTTGCTGGTGGTTTGATTTTTTGGTTCACTAGCGCATCCAGTTCAAATTTGAGTCGGCAAATATCAGGCAATCAGCGTTCTCCCCGACCAGGAAGCTGTAAATCTCCTGCACAAGTTAAGAACTCTACTTCTACTAGACATGATCTTGCTGGGTTAGGCTTCGGTTCCATATCAAAAGGAGGGTCTTCCCATCCTGTGGTTTTTAGTAAGATATCAAATTTCGTGATGAGGCTTCTACACAGGGAAGCTGAAAGACTTCAATCATTCCCTGTGCTCTCATTAGCTGCTGCTCTGATACCACCATTTGGCAACTT ATCTTCAAAGTTACTAGCTATTCCTGGGGAGAATGATGATGTACCAGTACATGCATCCACTGGTCAAAGGCCTTGTGAAGTTGAGCGTTCTGGATGTCCAGGCCTCTCATTTCCTGATTTAAACTGGACAAGGCATGCTGTGGAGCCCAGAACGGGCATTGAGTTCCCAATGCTTTTGGACATCTTAACTGGGCAGAATAGATCTAGATTAACTTCAGAG GTCCTTGTTGCCACTGGATCCAGAACTATGACAATAATCAGAATAAAGACTCTGAAGATTTATGCATTTGGTTTTT ATGTTCATCCTAATTCTGTCTGCAAAAAACTGGGCCCAAAGTATGCTTCTGTTCCAATGGGTGAATTAAATAAACGGCGTGACTTTTACGAGGATCTTCTCAG GGAAGACATCTCCATGACTGTTCGACTTGTGATTAACTGCAATGGGATTAAAATCAACACTGTTAAAGA TGCCTTTGAAAAATCACTTCGAAACCGTTTGGCAAAG ACGAACCCGGACACTGATTACAATTGCCTGACAACATTTGGTTCATTCTTCACAAAAGATGTCCCACTACCTGCG TTGGAGGTAACCAAATTGGAGCAGTTCGCAGCAAAGATTTATGTAGTGAGTCAATGGTCCTTCTCCTTGTCTATTTGTGTGCGCGGCGCCATTAGTTGA
- the LOC118030642 gene encoding fatty-acid-binding protein 2 isoform X1, whose amino-acid sequence MRNNWLLFMDLNGESQYTFPLEPLLSQGFGANLFSQISSFVDNPLHQSGFLHVPETMAFQEALNHVSKLAGGLIFWFTSASSSNLSRQISGNQRSPRPGSCKSPAQVKNSTSTRHDLAGLGFGSISKGGSSHPVVFSKISNFVMRLLHREAERLQSFPVLSLAAALIPPFGNLSSKLLAIPGENDDVPVHASTGQRPCEVERSGCPGLSFPDLNWTRHAVEPRTGIEFPMLLDILTGQNRSRLTSEVLVATGSRTMTIIRIKTLKIYAFGFYVHPNSVCKKLGPKYASVPMGELNKRRDFYEDLLREDISMTVRLVINCNGIKINTVKDAFEKSLRNRLAKTNPDTDYNCLTTFGSFFTKDVPLPAGTVVDFRRTADGQLITEIGGNQIGAVRSKDLCRAFFDMYIGDIPVSEQTKEEIGKNVACIIGKC is encoded by the exons ATGAGGAACAATTGGTTGTTGTTCATGGATTTAAATGGAGAATCTCAATATACGTTTCCCTTAGAACCCCTATTGTCACAAGGATTTGGGGCTAATCTCTTTTCTCAAATTAGTTCATTTGTTGACAACCCGTTGCACCAATCGGGATTCTTACATGTCCCTGAAACAATGGCTTTTCAAGAAGCTTTGAACCACGTGTCGAAGCTTGCTGGTGGTTTGATTTTTTGGTTCACTAGCGCATCCAGTTCAAATTTGAGTCGGCAAATATCAGGCAATCAGCGTTCTCCCCGACCAGGAAGCTGTAAATCTCCTGCACAAGTTAAGAACTCTACTTCTACTAGACATGATCTTGCTGGGTTAGGCTTCGGTTCCATATCAAAAGGAGGGTCTTCCCATCCTGTGGTTTTTAGTAAGATATCAAATTTCGTGATGAGGCTTCTACACAGGGAAGCTGAAAGACTTCAATCATTCCCTGTGCTCTCATTAGCTGCTGCTCTGATACCACCATTTGGCAACTT ATCTTCAAAGTTACTAGCTATTCCTGGGGAGAATGATGATGTACCAGTACATGCATCCACTGGTCAAAGGCCTTGTGAAGTTGAGCGTTCTGGATGTCCAGGCCTCTCATTTCCTGATTTAAACTGGACAAGGCATGCTGTGGAGCCCAGAACGGGCATTGAGTTCCCAATGCTTTTGGACATCTTAACTGGGCAGAATAGATCTAGATTAACTTCAGAG GTCCTTGTTGCCACTGGATCCAGAACTATGACAATAATCAGAATAAAGACTCTGAAGATTTATGCATTTGGTTTTT ATGTTCATCCTAATTCTGTCTGCAAAAAACTGGGCCCAAAGTATGCTTCTGTTCCAATGGGTGAATTAAATAAACGGCGTGACTTTTACGAGGATCTTCTCAG GGAAGACATCTCCATGACTGTTCGACTTGTGATTAACTGCAATGGGATTAAAATCAACACTGTTAAAGA TGCCTTTGAAAAATCACTTCGAAACCGTTTGGCAAAG ACGAACCCGGACACTGATTACAATTGCCTGACAACATTTGGTTCATTCTTCACAAAAGATGTCCCACTACCTGCG GGAACAGTAGTTGATTTCCGACGAACAGCTGATGGGCAACTAATAACTGAAA TTGGAGGTAACCAAATTGGAGCAGTTCGCAGCAAAGATTTATGTA GGGCTTTCTTTGACATGTACATAGGAGATATTCCTGTGTCAGAGCAAACTAAGGAAGAGATTGGCAAGAATGTTGCCTGCATTATTGGGAAGTGCTAA
- the LOC118030870 gene encoding endoglucanase 16, whose translation MAILIMVWLTLVKGIFVAVDATFNYKDALTKSIIFLEAQRSGKLPPNHRPQWRGDSGLDDGKLANVDLVGGYYDAGDNVKYGLPMAFTVTTLAWGALAYHKELHATGELPHVRSAIKWGTDYFLKASSRKNRLYVQVGDPVLDHQCWVRPENMRTPRTVLRIDENNPGTEIAAETAAAMAAASIVFRHTNRTYSRRLLNKAKLLFEFAKTHKKTFDGECPFYCSFSGYNDELLWSATWLYKATNKPMYLKYIKEEATSAAVAEFSWDLKYAGAQVLLSKLYFEGVKDLESYKKDADSFICSVLPGSPFHQVYISPGGMINLRDGANTQYVTSTAFLFSVYSDILAEHNQKVQCGNQAFDSTRVMAFAKQQIDYLLGSNPEKRSYMVGFGHNPPVQAHHRGASVPVMSTNAIVNCGTSFAKWFNKDAPNPHELTGAFVGGPDRFDNFVDKRWDSSKTEPCTYVNSIAVGVLAKLATDGRV comes from the exons ATGGCCATTTTGATCATGGTTTGGCTTACTCTCGTTAAAGGAATTTTTGTGGCTGTTGATGCTACTTTTAACTACAAGGATGCCCTTACTAAGTCTATTATTTTCCTGGAAGCGCAAAGATCAGGAAAACTTCCTCCAAACCACAGGCCACAATGGAGAGGAGATTCTGGCCTCGACGATGGTAAACTTGCAAAT GTGGACCTTGTTGGGGGATATTATGATGCAGGAGACAATGTGAAATATGGACTGCCAATGGCTTTTACTGTTACCACTCTGGCTTGGGGTGCTCTTGCTTATCACAAAGAGCTCCATGCCACAGGCGAGCTGCCCCATGTACGTTCTGCCATTAAATGGGGCACAGATTATTTTCTCAAAGCCAGTTCCAGGAAGAACCGTTTGTACGTGCAg GTGGGAGACCCAGTGCTGGATCATCAATGTTGGGTTAGACCAGAAAATATGAGGACACCAAGAACTGTGTTGAGGATTGATGAGAATAACCCGGGAACAGAGATTGCAGCTGAAACTGCAGCTGCAATGGCTGCTGCTTCCATTGTATTTCGACACACTAATCGTACCTATTCCCGTAGACTCCTCAACAAAGCCAAGTTG CTGTTTGAATTTGctaaaacacacaagaaaaccTTTGATGGAGAATGCCCATTTTATTGCTCTTTCTCAGGCTACAAT GATGAGCTGTTGTGGTCAGCAACATGGTTGTACAAGGCCACCAATAAGCCTATGTACTTAAAGTACATCAAAGAAGAAGCCACTAGTGCTGCTGTGGCTGAGTTTAGCTGGGACCTTAAATACGCTGGAGCCCAAGTCCTCCTCTCTAAG CTGTATTTTGAGGGAGTGAAGGATTTGGAATCCTACAAGAAAGACGCTGACAGTTTTATATGCTCAGTGCTGCCTGGTAGCCCCTTCCATCAAGTATATATCTCTCCTGGTGGTATGATTAACTTGAGAGATGGGGCCAACACTCAATATGTTACCAGCACAGCTTTCTTGTTTAGTGTCTACAGTGATATCCTCGCCGAACACAATCAAAAAGTACAGTGTGGAAACCAAGCATTTGACTCTACCCGCGTCATGGCGTTCGCCAAGCAACAGATAGATTACTTGCTAGGGAGCAACCCTGAAAAAAGATCATATATGGTAGGGTTTGGACACAATCCACCAGTGCAAGCACACCATAGAGGCGCTTCTGTTCCAGTGATGTCCACCAATGCAATAGTGAACTGTGGCACGAGCTTTGCTAAGTGGTTCAACAAGGACGCACCAAACCCTCATGAACTAACTGGTGCCTTTGTGGGTGGACCTGACCGGTTCGACAACTTTGTTGATAAGCGTTGGGATTCATCTAAGACCGAGCCTTGCACCTACGTTAACTCTATTGCAGTTGGTGTTTTGGCAAAGCTTGCAACAGATGGCCGTGTCTAA
- the LOC118030643 gene encoding protein OXIDATIVE STRESS 3 LIKE 1 isoform X3 gives MTIAVDHNSCSSGRIGCVATSSVERRKEMAEECSPSSSTTSSSSSIGKNSDLTDGGEDGLEENEVQSAYKGTLDSMEALEEVLPIRRGISNFYNGKSKSFTSLSDASSSPSIKDIAKPENAYTRKRRNLLAFSHVWEKTRSFPYRSGIAKRPISNSKSTLALAVAMSSSESISSASEDSTSTSKSPPNLPPLHPRSRASHNNLTSLPSPRQNFSPWRTFSLADLQQCTMVNSFCDKTDH, from the exons ATGACAATAGCAGTGGATCATAATAGTTGTAGTAGCGGAAGAATAGGGTGTGTGGCGACCTCGTCGGTGGAGAGGAGGAAGGAGATGGCGGAGGAGTGTAGTCCGTCGTCTTCTACGACGTCTTCTTCGTCGTCGATCGGGAAAAATAGTGATCTAACGGATGGTGGAGAAGATGGGTTGGAGGAAAATGAGGTGCAAAGTGCATATAAAGGGACTCTTGATTCCATGGAGGCTTTAGAGGAGGTCTTGCCTATCag GAGAGGTATATCAAATTTCTATAATGGCAAATCGAAGTCTTTCACAAGCCTGTCTGATGCGTCCTCATCTCCCTCCATAAAAGACATTGCAAAACCAGAGAATGCGTATACGAGGAAACGCAGAAACCTACTTGCTTTCTCTCATGTTTGGGAGAAGACCAGGAGTTTCCCTTACCGAAGTGGGATAGCAAAGAGACCGATTAGCAATAGCAAAAGCACATTGGCTTTAGCAGTTGCCATGAGCAGTTCTGAAAGCATCAGTAGTGCTAGCGAGGATTCGACTTCAACTTCAAAGTCTCCCCCAAATCTTCCACCTCTGCACCCAAGATCCAGGGCTTCTCATAACAATCTAACCTCGTTACCATCCCCACGACAAAATTTTTCTCCCTGGCGGACGTTCTCTTTGGCTGATTTGCAACAGTGTACCATGGTAAATTCGTTTTGTGACAAAACTGATCACTAA
- the LOC118030643 gene encoding protein OXIDATIVE STRESS 3 LIKE 1 isoform X1, which yields MTIAVDHNSCSSGRIGCVATSSVERRKEMAEECSPSSSTTSSSSSIGKNSDLTDGGEDGLEENEVQSAYKGTLDSMEALEEVLPIRRGISNFYNGKSKSFTSLSDASSSPSIKDIAKPENAYTRKRRNLLAFSHVWEKTRSFPYRSGIAKRPISNSKSTLALAVAMSSSESISSASEDSTSTSKSPPNLPPLHPRSRASHNNLTSLPSPRQNFSPWRTFSLADLQQCTMGNVFSFLMVLPPCACFELMECLKEIRIFSRSVYIFL from the exons ATGACAATAGCAGTGGATCATAATAGTTGTAGTAGCGGAAGAATAGGGTGTGTGGCGACCTCGTCGGTGGAGAGGAGGAAGGAGATGGCGGAGGAGTGTAGTCCGTCGTCTTCTACGACGTCTTCTTCGTCGTCGATCGGGAAAAATAGTGATCTAACGGATGGTGGAGAAGATGGGTTGGAGGAAAATGAGGTGCAAAGTGCATATAAAGGGACTCTTGATTCCATGGAGGCTTTAGAGGAGGTCTTGCCTATCag GAGAGGTATATCAAATTTCTATAATGGCAAATCGAAGTCTTTCACAAGCCTGTCTGATGCGTCCTCATCTCCCTCCATAAAAGACATTGCAAAACCAGAGAATGCGTATACGAGGAAACGCAGAAACCTACTTGCTTTCTCTCATGTTTGGGAGAAGACCAGGAGTTTCCCTTACCGAAGTGGGATAGCAAAGAGACCGATTAGCAATAGCAAAAGCACATTGGCTTTAGCAGTTGCCATGAGCAGTTCTGAAAGCATCAGTAGTGCTAGCGAGGATTCGACTTCAACTTCAAAGTCTCCCCCAAATCTTCCACCTCTGCACCCAAGATCCAGGGCTTCTCATAACAATCTAACCTCGTTACCATCCCCACGACAAAATTTTTCTCCCTGGCGGACGTTCTCTTTGGCTGATTTGCAACAGTGTACCATG GGAAATGTTTTCTCGTTTCTCATGGTGCTTCCCCCTTGTGCTTGTTTTGAGTTGATGGAATGCCTAAAGGAAATACGAATCTTCTCTCGTTCTGTTTATATCTTTTTGTGA
- the LOC118030643 gene encoding protein OXIDATIVE STRESS 3 LIKE 1 isoform X2, whose translation MTIAVDHNSCSSGRIGCVATSSVERRKEMAEECSPSSSTTSSSSSIGKNSDLTDGGEDGLEENEVQSAYKGTLDSMEALEEVLPIRRGISNFYNGKSKSFTSLSDASSSPSIKDIAKPENAYTRKRRNLLAFSHVWEKTRSFPYRSGIAKRPISNSKSTLALAVAMSSSESISSASEDSTSTSKSPPNLPPLHPRSRASHNNLTSLPSPRQNFSPWRTFSLADLQQCTMVFNYSHMMIVCASFPTLSSHMYKQGTRSRL comes from the exons ATGACAATAGCAGTGGATCATAATAGTTGTAGTAGCGGAAGAATAGGGTGTGTGGCGACCTCGTCGGTGGAGAGGAGGAAGGAGATGGCGGAGGAGTGTAGTCCGTCGTCTTCTACGACGTCTTCTTCGTCGTCGATCGGGAAAAATAGTGATCTAACGGATGGTGGAGAAGATGGGTTGGAGGAAAATGAGGTGCAAAGTGCATATAAAGGGACTCTTGATTCCATGGAGGCTTTAGAGGAGGTCTTGCCTATCag GAGAGGTATATCAAATTTCTATAATGGCAAATCGAAGTCTTTCACAAGCCTGTCTGATGCGTCCTCATCTCCCTCCATAAAAGACATTGCAAAACCAGAGAATGCGTATACGAGGAAACGCAGAAACCTACTTGCTTTCTCTCATGTTTGGGAGAAGACCAGGAGTTTCCCTTACCGAAGTGGGATAGCAAAGAGACCGATTAGCAATAGCAAAAGCACATTGGCTTTAGCAGTTGCCATGAGCAGTTCTGAAAGCATCAGTAGTGCTAGCGAGGATTCGACTTCAACTTCAAAGTCTCCCCCAAATCTTCCACCTCTGCACCCAAGATCCAGGGCTTCTCATAACAATCTAACCTCGTTACCATCCCCACGACAAAATTTTTCTCCCTGGCGGACGTTCTCTTTGGCTGATTTGCAACAGTGTACCATG GTCTTCAACTACAGCCATATGATGATAGTTTGCGCCTCTTTTCCCACCTTGTCTTCACATATGTATAAGCAAGGAACTAGGAGTAGGCTTTAA
- the LOC118030644 gene encoding methylthioribose-1-phosphate isomerase, which translates to MATNPSNGLEGDNTLQSICYHRGSLQLLDQRKLPLETTYLDIKDASDGWLAIREMVVRGAPAIAISAALSLAVEVSNLENFNGTPVEAASFLAGKLDYLVSSRPTAVNLSDAATKLKEVVSKAAAAASDCQSVFQAYIEAAEIMLADDVASNKAIGSYGARFIQNQQKDPTKLSVLTHCNTGSLATAGYGTALGVIRALHSEGVLERAYCTETRPFNQGSRLTAFELVHEKIPATLIADSAAAALMKDSKVSAVVVGADRVAANGDTANKIGTYSLALCAMHHNIPFYVAAPLTSFDSSLSSGKEIIIEERSPKEMLNARGGLGEQVAASGISVWNPAFDVTPASLISGIITEKGVITKTGTDDFDIKDFINRAVGQCIA; encoded by the exons ATGGCTACAAATCCCAGCAATGGACTTGAAGGTGACAATACTCTCCAGTCTATCTGCTACCACCGTGGTTCACTTCAGCTTCTTGatcaa AGAAAGCTTCCTCTGGAGACTACTTACTTAGATATCAAAGATGCTTCTGATGGATG GTTGGCCATACGGGAGATGGTAGTTCGAGGGGCGCCTGCCATTGCTATTTCAGCAGCACTTTCTCTTGCCGTCGAAGTTTCTAATTTGGAGAATTTTAACGGGACACCTGTTGAAGCTGCTTCTTTCCTTGCAGGGAAACTGGATTATCTTGTTTCAAG CCGACCAACTGCAGTCAATCTCTCAGATGCTGCAACGAAACTTAAAGAAGTTGTATCaaaggctgctgctgctgcttccgACTGTCAGAGTGTTTTTCAG GCTTACATAGAGGCAGCTGAAATTATGCTAGCAGATGATGTTGCTTCAAACAAAGCAATTGGCTCATATGGAGCAAGGTTTATTCAGAACCAACAGAAAGATCCTACAAAACTGTCTGTTTTGACCCATTGCAACACTGGCAG TCTTGCAACAGCTGGATATGGTACTGCCTTGGGTGTGATTCGTGCACTTCACAGTGAAGGAGTGCTCGAGAGGGCCTATTGCACAGAAACTCGTCCGTTCAATCAG GGATCTAGACTCACAGCTTTCGAATTGGTACATGAGAAAATACCTGCCACCCTTATAGCAGACTCTGCTGCAGCTGCATTAATGAAAGACAGTAAAGTGAGTGCTGTTGTTGTTGGAGCAGATCGTGTGGCTGCAAATG GAGACACAGCTAACAAGATTGGAACCTACAGCCTTGCCTTATGTGCAATGCATCATAACATTCCATTTTATGTTGCTGCACCACTTACCTCCTTTGATTCATCCCTTTCTTCTGGAAAAGAGATCATTATAGAGGAAAGATCTCCAAAGGAAATGTTGAATGCACGTGGAGGACTTGGGGAACAAGTTGCTGCATCCGGAATTTCAGTATGGAATCCAGCTTTTGATGTTACCCCTGCCAGCTTGATAAGTGGTATCATAACAGAAAAG GGTGTCATCACAAAGACGGGCACCGATGATTTTGACATAAAGGATTTCATAAATAGGGCTGTCGGCCAGTGTATTGCATAA